A single region of the Triticum dicoccoides isolate Atlit2015 ecotype Zavitan chromosome 2B, WEW_v2.0, whole genome shotgun sequence genome encodes:
- the LOC119364201 gene encoding uncharacterized protein LOC119364201 — MASVRRPCAVVLLACAAAFLVTVGAQPMDNPILSDPNVVPVYMSPGAQPTVVSCYNQSSPSQAPECMIPVRRCPAGCRDLCYVHCPSCKLVCMCELAGTECYDPRFVGGDGNKFLFHGRRDADFCLLSDANLHINAHFIGKRNVKAARDFTWVQALGIRFGGHRLYLGVKRTVTWDNAVDRLAITFDGMPVELDAAPAASWSPASAPALSVLRIGAANGVVVRLDGQFRIVANAVPVTEEDSRIHDYGLTADDSLAHLNVAFKFNSISADVHGVLGQTYRSDYVSAGVDMGAKIPVMGGAAKYQVSDIFGTDCEVARFAGEDVVRVGAVDMIDEPADTMCGSGKGSAGLVCKK, encoded by the exons ATGGCGTCCGTCCGGCGCCCGTGCGCGGTGGTGCTGCTCGCCTGCGCCGCCGCATTCCTCGTCACGGTCGGCGCCCAGCCGATGGACAACCCCATCCTTTCGGACCCCAACGTGGTACCCGTCTACATGAGCCCCGGCGCGCAGCCCACCGTGGTGAGCTGCTACAACCAGAGCAGCCCGTCGCAGGCCCCAGAGTGCATGATCCCGGTGCGCCGGTGCCCCGCCGGCTGCCGCGACCTCTGCTACGTGCACTGCCCCAGCTGCAAGCTCGTCTGCA TGTGTGAACTGGCCGGCACGGAGTGCTACGACCCGCGCTTCGTGGGCGGCGACGGCAACAAGTTCCTCTTCCACGGCCGCAGGGACGCCGACTTCTGCCTGCTCTCCGACGCCAACCTGCACATCAACGCGCACTTCATCGGCAAGCGCAACGTGAAGGCGGCGCGGGACTTCACATGGGTGCAGGCGCTCGGCATCCGCTTCGGCGGCCACCGCCTCTACCTCGGCGTCAAGAGGACGGTCACCTGGGACAACGCCGTCGACCGCCTCGCCATCACCTTCGACGGCATGCCTGTCGAGCTGGACGCGGCGCCGGCCGCCAGCTGGAGCCCGGCCTCCGCGCCCGCGCTGTCCGTCTTACGCATCGGCGCGGCCAACGGCGTGGTGGTGCGCCTCGACGGCCAGTTCCGCATCGTCGCCAACGCGGTGCCGGTGACCGAGGAGGACTCGAGGATCCACGACTACGGCCTCACCGCCGACGACAGCCTCGCGCACCTCAACGTCGCGTTCAAGTTCAACTCCATCAGCGCCGACGTGCACGGCGTGCTCGGCCAAACCTACCGCTCCGACTACGTCAGCGCCGGGGTTGACATGGGCGCCAAGATCCCGGTGATGGGTGGTGCCGCAAAGTACCAGGTGTCGGACATCTTCGGGACGGACTGCGAGGTGGCGCGCTTCGCCGGAGAGGACGTCGTCCGCGTCGGGGCGGTCGACATGATCGACGAGCCGGCCGACACCATGTGCGGCAGCGGCAAGGGCAGCGCCGGGCTGGTCTGCAAGAAGTGA